GTCGGCCAGCACTTCCTCAGCAGCGGTGGCGGCGCCGGCCGCGTCCCCTGCCCGACTCCGCCAGAGGGCGACATTCTCCCGGCAGGTGAAGGTCTCGGGGTGGTCCGGGCCGAGCACGCGCACCACGGCGGTCAGCAACTCGGTATAGGCATCGACGGCGCCGGTCGCGTCCCCTGCCAGACCCCGACAGCGCGCGAGCGAGTTCCGGGTGCGGAGGGTGTCCAGGTCGTCCGGGCCGAGCGCCCGGACGATGCCCGGCAGTACCTGTTCGAAGCCGGTGACGGCGCCGACCCTGTCCCCCGCCTCTCCCCGCCAGTGCGCCAGCAGACCGCGGTGGTTGAGGGTGATGAGATGGTCCGGACCGAGTACCTGGACCATGTCGGACAGCAGTTGTTCGAGCGCGGCGAGGGCGCCCGGAACATCCCCCGACTGGCCCCGCCAGTGCGCTTGTACGCCCCGGGTGTTGAGGGTGTCGGGGTGGTCGGCGCCGAGCACCCGGACCATGTCGGTCACCAGCTGTTCGAACGCGGCGCCGGAGCCCACCGCATCCCCCGCCTCGGCCAGCGAGGAGGCGTGGTAGTGCTGGGTGGCGAAGGCCTCGAAGTGGTCCTGGGCCTCCAGCCGCCGCACCGCGTGGTCCAGTGCCTGGCCGAAGTCCGGGTCCTGCTGGGCGGCTTCGTCCAGCGCCTCCCGCACCCGCTGCCGGGTGCGGTCGCTCGGTGCGTCCTGCCCGGCCTCGGCCTCCTCGGCCAGCTTCCTGAGCGCGGGGGCATCGCCCAGCTTGCGGCTGACCAGATCGTGGAGCCGGTCCGTCCAGGCCTCCAGGGTGTACTCGACCTCCGCACCCGCCGGTTCCGCCCGCTGCTCCTCCCCGCGGGCCGCCCGCGCGAACACGTACCCGACCGCGATCTCTCCGACTGCCACCGAACCCCCAGTTGATCTCCGACGTCGGAGCAGACCGTACCCGTCACCCGCCCGGAGAAGAAACAGCCGATCACCGGCAGGCCGGTGTCCGCCGGCTCCGTCGGCCCCCGCTGAGCTGGGCTTCGGCCCGGGCAACCACTGTGCCGCGCCTTGATTTGCGCAGTCGGATTGCGTAGTTCTACCGATGCGTTCGGCTTCCGCCGCTGGGCAGAGTCGGCTCGGGTCTCGCGGTTGCTCGGAGCGACTGGCGCGGACGGCGACCCGGACGCGCACGGCGTCACAGCCGTTCGAGCAAATCGGTCATGCGTTTCACAGTTGACACACAGTAAGGCAAATCTCGGCCCATGCCTGCAGATGAGCAGACCGTCCCGGTGCCCGGGACCGCGCCGAACCCCACGGCGCCGCAGGCCGAGGCGAAGGGCAGCTCCTGGAAGACGCTGCTGGCCGTCGCCGTACTGGTGGCGCTCGGCGGCTCGCTGGCCGGGTGCCGCTGACCGAGAGCGGCAAGTCGAGCACCACCGGCAGCAGCAGCGCCGGGCGGGTCCCGGCCGCCGCGAAGTCCCCGACCGCGACCGCGACCACGACCACGACCGCCGGCGCGGCGAACCCCGGTGCCTCGTCGGCCGGCGGCCTGCCCGGCTCCGTCGGCGGCGGCTCGGCGTCCGCCACCGCAGCGAGCTACACCCCGCTGGTGAGCAAGGTCGAACTGGACATCCCGGCGAGCCTGTACGCCACCGAGGCCGACCAGGTCGACCTGGTCGGCGGCAAGGTGGCCCCTCCCACCACCGCCCCGAAGTGGGCGCTCGAACTGGTGCACGCGAGCCCCACCGGTAGCGCCACGGCCGACTCCTTCACCGGGGCCGGCTTCGACCCCTCCGACTTCGCCGTGCTCACCGACCCGGCGTCCACCCCGGCCCAGTGCAACACCGCGATCGACACCCAGCCCGAAGCCACCGTCGGCTTCGCCCAGGTGAACGGCGGCCGGCTGCTCTGCATCCGCGACCGCGGCACCAACAGCATCGCGATCGCCACCATCGAGACCGCCGACGTGCAGACCGGCGAGGTCAAGCTCTCGGTGAGCACCTGGCAGGCCGACTCCTGCCCCCGTTCCACCCGGCCCGGCTCAGCTGTCCGCGGTGAGTTGCTCCCACGCGGGGTCGGGCCGGTGTCCGGCCATGAAGTGCAGGAACTCGGTGGTGAAGGCGGCTCTGGTGAGGTCTCCGTCGGGGGTGGTGGCCAGTTGGTGCGAGAAGCCGGTGTGCAGCAGCCGGTGGTACTCCTCGGGGGAGATCGTGCCGCTGTGCTCGCTGTCGGTGGCGTCGAACAGGACGTCGGCGAGGTTGACCAGCGCCGGCGTGGGCAGGGTCGAGGCGCCGTCCACGTACTGCTGCATGGTGATCACGCCGTCGCCGTCGGCGTCCAGGGCCGTGCTCAACTCCTGCCACCAGTCGTGGAACGCGGCGTACACGGCCGACTCCGGTTCGGCGTCCAGGTCCAGGCGGCAGGCGACTTCACGGGCGAGCGAGGCCAGGTCGGGCCAGCCGAGAGTGCCGTCGCCGGTCTGGTCGAGCACCTGGGTGAAGAAGCGCTCCGCCG
The Streptacidiphilus albus JL83 genome window above contains:
- a CDS encoding tetratricopeptide repeat protein is translated as MAVGEIAVGYVFARAARGEEQRAEPAGAEVEYTLEAWTDRLHDLVSRKLGDAPALRKLAEEAEAGQDAPSDRTRQRVREALDEAAQQDPDFGQALDHAVRRLEAQDHFEAFATQHYHASSLAEAGDAVGSGAAFEQLVTDMVRVLGADHPDTLNTRGVQAHWRGQSGDVPGALAALEQLLSDMVQVLGPDHLITLNHRGLLAHWRGEAGDRVGAVTGFEQVLPGIVRALGPDDLDTLRTRNSLARCRGLAGDATGAVDAYTELLTAVVRVLGPDHPETFTCRENVALWRSRAGDAAGAATAAEEVLADRLRVLGPDHPDTLTSRNNLAHFRGQAGDPAAAVTAYEQLLADRRRVLGPKHPETLITEHNLAHWRARANQDRSRW